CCCAGATACAGGATGGGATTCTATTGGAGATTATCCACAGGCACAAAAATTATCGGCTTTCTTAAACGCTTTAGACAGTAAAGATAAATTGACTAAAACCATTATTTACAACTTAAATCCAGCCGATAACGAAGTTATGGCCACTATGATTGGAAATTTCAACGACGGAAGTGTTCGCGGAAAAGTACAATTTGGATCAGGGTGGTGGTTCTTAGATCAAAAAGACGGAATGACAAAACAATTGAATGCGCTTTCAAACATGGGATTAATCAGCTGTTTTGTGGGAATGTTGACTGATTCAAGAAGTTTCTTGTCATTTCCGAGACACGAATATTTCAGAAGAATTTTATGTAATCTTTTGGGAGACGAGATCAAAAGAGGAGAACTTCCAAACGATATGGAATGGATTGGAAAATTAGTTTCAGACATCTCATACAATAACGCAAAAGAGTATTTCAAATTCTAATTTTTTCAACCATTAAGATATTAAGAAAATTAAGTTTTTGGGTTTAAATAGTTACTTAATAATAGAAAGATAATTAAGCGGGGATGCTTAATAAACTTAACTTTTACTCACAAAGAAAACATAAAGTAAAGCTTAATTTTCTTAATGTCTTAATGGTAAAATTAAAAATAAAAAAAATGAGTAAAGTAGTTGCATTTGGAGAAATCATGCTGCGTTTATCGACAGAAAGACATTTACGTTTTTCGCAATCTACAGCATTTGGTGCTACATACGGAGGCGGAGAATTTAATGTATGCGTGTCACTGGCAAATTACGGTTTAAACGCTGAATTTGTAACAAGATTACCTCAAAACGAAATTGGTTTATCGGCATTGAAAGAAATGCGAAAAATGAATGTCGAATGTAAAAATATAGTATACGGAGGCGAGCGTTTAGGAATTTATTTTCTTGAAACCGGAGCTGGAACACGCGGCAGTAATGTAGTGTACGATCGTGCGCATAGTGCGATGGCAACTATTGAAAAAGGCCAAATTGACTGGGAAAAAGTCCTGGAAGGAGCCGAGTGGTTTCACTGGAGCGGAATTACTCCGGCAATTTCTCAAACCGCAGCTGAAGCCTGTTTGGAAGCCATTAAAGTCGCTCATAAATTAGGAATTAAAATATCATGCGATTTAAATTACAGATCAAAACTTTGGCAGTATGGTAAAACTCCAAGTGAGGTTATGCCAGAGATGTTAAAATACAGTAATGTGATTTTAGGAGATATCGATACAGCTTATTTTATGCTGGGAATCCCGAAAGTAAATCCGAATTATCAGGATGAAAAAACACTTCCGGTTTTATATGAAAAACTGTTTGAGTTAATTCCAAATTTAAAAATTGCAGCGACTACGCTTCGTTATTCAGTAAGTGCCTCTCACCAAAGAATTGGCGGCGTTTTGTTTGATGGAAAAACACTTTATCAAGCAGCGGTAAAAGAAGTTACTCCAGTAGTTGATCGAGTAGGAAGTGGAGATGCTTTTATGGGCGGATTAATTTACGGATTGTTAGAATATCAAAATAATAACCAGAGAGCTTTAGATTTTGCAGTAGCGGCTTGTTGTTTAAAACACACTATTGCAGGGGATTATAATCTGGTTACTTTAAAAGAAGTTGAAAATATGATTGATGGCGATGGTTCTGCATTGGTATCAAGATAATTTAATAAAAACATGGCAAAATATTCAAGAATAGAAGTAGCACAGACAATGAAAGATAATGGAATGGTTCCGTTGTTTTTTCATTCTGATATTGAATTAAGTAAGAAGGTTTTAAAAGCGTGCTATGACGGAGGTTCCAGATTAATGGAATTTACAAGCAGAGGTGACTTTGCACACGAAGTTTTCGCTGCTTTAAACAAATATGCTCTGGCTGAATTGCCGGGAATGATTTTAGGTGTTGGTTCTGTTACAGATGCGGCATCGGCTTCATTATACATGAGTTTAGGAGCAAATTTTATCGTAACTCCAGTTTTTAGAGAAGATATTGCAATTGCCTGCAACCGTCGTAAAGTATTGTGGTCACCAGGCTGTGGAACTTTATCTGAAATTGCAAGAGCAGAAGAATTAGGATGCGAAATTGTAAAATTATTCCCTGCTGACACTTATGGACCAGAATTTATTAAAGCCATAAAAGGACCTTGCCCGTGGACAAACATTATGCCTACTGGCGGTGTTTACCCAACAGAAGAAAGTTTAAGTTCATGGCTGAATGCTGGAGCGACCTGCGTTGGTTTGGGTTCACAGTTAATTTCAAAAGATATATTAGAAAATAAAGATTTCAATGGCCTAACTGCTAAAGTAAGTCAGGTTTTGGATATCATAAAAAATATAAGAAAATAAATAAGGAGTAATCATGCCAATTCCTTATTTAGATGCGTTTTTTTTAGATTTTAGAGATTGTAATTGAACATTACGCTTGCGGAGCAGATTTTGTCACTCCTCACAGCAAACTTTGTCCTTATACAGGTGTAATGTTTCATTTACAATGTATCCGAATTAATAAAAGATAATAAGGGAAAGAAGTGGTTATTTAAAACACTTTAATCAAGAAATAATGGAAAAAATAAACAGATCAAATTCAGAGTTTTCAAACAAACTTCCTATAAAAATTGTCCAATTTGGAGAAGGAAACTTCTTAAGAGCCTTTGTTGAATATGCCATCCAAAAATTAAATCAAAAAGCTTATTTTAATGCTGGAATTGCGGTGGTTCAGCCTATCGATAAAGGTTTGGTGAACATGATTAATGCGCAAGACGGATTGTATACTCTTTTTATGAAAGGAGTAAAAAAAGGAGAAGAAATTCAGGAAAAAGAATTAATAACGAATATTGTTAAAGCTGTTGATCCATACGCTTCTTTCCAAGAATATTTAGCTTTGGCTAAAGAAGAAGAATTAGCTTTTATTATTTCAAATACAACAGAAGCAGGTATTGAATACATTGCTTCAGATACAGTAACAATGCAGCCTCCGGTTTCATTTCCGGCAAAATTAACCGTACTTTTATACGAGAGATTTAAGCACTTTAAAGGCGCTTCAGATAAAGGATTAACCATCATTCCATGTGAATTAATCAATTATAACTCAGATACTTTAAAAGAAGTTATTTTGAAATACTGTGTAGACTGGAAATTGGAACAAGAATTTGTTTCGTGGTTGTTAAATGACTGTTCTTTCCATAATACATTGGTTGACAGAATTGTTCCTGGATATCCAAAAGATCAAATCGAAGAATACAACAGACAGTTAGAATATAAAGATGATTTAATCGTAAGTGCCGAAACGTTCTTTTTATGGGTAATTGAAGGTGATGATGAATTGAAAGCAAAACTTCCGTTTCACAAAACTGATTTAGATGTTAAAATCGTTGAAGATATGCAGCCATATCGTACACGTAAAGTAAGAATCTTAAACGGAGCACATACCGCAATGGTGCCGTTTTCATTGCTTTATGGAAACGAAACTGTAAAAGAAACTGTTGATAATCCGTTTACGGGAGAATTTATCAATAAAGCGGTTTTTGAAGAAATCAACGAAACTTTAAACATGGACAAAGAAGAACTGGCAAGTTTCTCTGAAGAAATTTTAGACCGTTTCAGAAATCCATTTATCAAACATTTATTATCATCGATCGCTTTAAATTCAATTTCTAAATTTAAAGTTCGTGTATTGCCAAGTTTAACAGGATATGTTGATGTTCATGGTAAACTTCCCGTTCACTTAACTTTCGCTTTCGCAGCCTTGATCCGTTTTTACAAAGGAACTTGGAACGGACAAGCTTTACCAGTCAACGACAGCGAAGATATTGTAACATTCTTTGATGGTTTATGGAAATCAGATGACTATGAAAAAATCGCCAGACTTACTTTGCAAAACAAAAATTTCTGGGATGAAGATTTAACGGAAATTCCTTCGTTAACAAAAGCAATTACAATTGCTTTAGAAGAAATTGATGCAAACGGTGTTGAAGCTGGTTTTGCTAAGTTTCAGGAAAGAATAAAATAAAAAAGATAAAAAAACAAAGAACAAAGGTTGATTATGGCAGCGCAGAAAAAATTAATAAAAGTACATCCAACGGATAATGTTGCGGTGGCTTTGGTAAACCTTACAGCAGGCGAGGTAATTGATTTCGAAGGAGAGTCAGTTACAATTGAGTCTGATGTAAAAATGAAACATAAGATTGCGATGGTTCCTTTTAATATAGGAGACAGAATCATTATGTATGGTGTTTTGGTTGGAAAAGCAAGCGCCAGAATTGAAAGAGGTGGACTTCTTTCTACAGAAAATGTAAAACACGAAAGTGATAAAGTTACTGGCAAAACAGAAACTATTGGCTGGACGGCTCCAAATGTAGACAAGTGGAAAGACAGAACATGGCAGGGATATCATAGAGAAGACGGACAGGTAGGAACAGAAAACGTTTGGCTATTCTTCCCATTAGTTTTCTGTGAAAACAGAAATATCGAAATCCTAAAAGATATTTTTGAGAAAGAATTAATGAAACCAAAAGAGAACGATTACCAGTTATTGCTTCGTTCTTTGGTAAAATCAGAAACTGGAGGAGCAGGAAATGAAGCAGCATCAAATGATGCTAATTTATTCAACAATATTGAAGTAAAATTCATTACACATCAAGGTGGTTGTGGAGGTATTCGTCAGGATTCTCATAGTTTGGCTAAATTATTAGCGGGTTATGTAAACAATCCAAATGTTGCGGGAGCAACTGTGTTAAGTTTAGGATGCCAAAATCTTCAAATTTCGATTTTCAAAGATGCTCTTAATGCGATTAATCCAAACAGTAAAAAGCCTGTTTTGATTTACGATCAGCAATCTATAGGAACTATCGAAACAATGCTTAGCAGTGTTGTAAAAGATACTTTTGAAGCGATTAAAAAAGCAAACGAAATTAAGAGAGAACCAGCTCCATTATCTAAATTAAGAATTGGTTTAGAGTGCGGTGGATCTGATGGATTCTCTGGTATTTCGGCAAACCCAACATTGGGAGTAACTTCAGATTTATTGGCTGCTTTAGGAGGAACAACTATTCTTTCTGAGTTCCCTGAATTATGTGGAGTAGAGCAGGAATTAGTAAACCGTTGCGTAGAAGACGAAAGCGGAAAACGTTTCTTGGATTTAATGCAATGGTATGAAAAAACAGTTGTAGACGCTGGTTCGGGATTTGATATGAATCCATCTCCGGGTAACATTAAAGACGGTTTGATTACAGATGCAATGAAATCTGCAGGAGCTGCTAAAAAAGGAGGAACATCTCCAATTACAGGAGTTTTTGATTATGGAGAATACATTACAAAACCTGGTTTAACTTTGCTTTGTACGCCAGGAAACGACGTTGAATGTACAACAGCAATGGTGGGATCAGGAGCAAATATGGTATTGTTTACAACAGGTTTAGGAACGCCAACAGGAAATCCAATTGCACCGGTAGTTAAGATTTCATCTAACACACAATTAGCGAATAAAATGTCAGATATCATCGATATTGATACTGGTGGAATTATCACTGGGGAAAAATCGATTGAAGAAATGGCAGATGAAATGCTGGAATTTATTATTGATGTAGCAAGTGGTACGATCAAAACAAAAGCAGCGCTTTTAAATCAAAACGATTTTATTCCTTGGAAAAGAGGAGTTTCACTTTAATTTTTTTAGGTTCAAAGTTGCAAAGAGACAAAGCAACAAAGGTTTATATGAAGAGACGCACATTTGTGCGTCTTTTTTTTTGAACCATATAAGTGATATAAGTTCATTTTTTAGTTATAAAGTTGCAAAGAGACAAAGGTCTATATAGAAGACGCGCTGTTTTGCGCCTCTTGTTTTTGAGAAAGCTTCGAAGAAGCGAAATATTTATAGGTTGCAGAAAAATATGTCGCTCCGCTGGAGCTTTATGTTGAACCCTAATCTTTTGCTATAAATATTTCGCTTCTCCGAAGCTTGCATAAAAAAAAAGCCCATTCTAAAATGAGCTTATATGACTTATATGGTTTAATAAAAACGGTTTTAAAATACTTTTTTTTGGCTAGAAATTGGTTCTCGATGATGATTTACGGATATGTAATTCAGGTGCAAGAACGACCTTTTTCTCTATTTTAATCGTATCTGTTTTGTCTACTTGTTCAAGGAAAACACGAGCAGACATTTTTCCCATTTCAAGCGGTGACTGGTCTACAGAAGTGATTGATAATTCCATGAATTTGGTAAAAGGCTCATTACTGAAGCCAGCGACACAAAACTCATTCGGAATGCTGATATTTCTTTCTTTCAATTCCTGAATTGCGCCTAACGCAGCAAAATCACTAGATGAAAATATAGCATCTGGCGGCGTTTCTAACTGCAGTAGTTTATCTACAGCTTCTTTTCCAGCTTCTACGCTACTTTTAGTACGAATTACATATTCTTCTTTAAATTCAATTCCGTGGTCTAAAAGAGCCTGTTTGTATCCTAAAAACCTGTTTTTGAAGATTTCCAGCGACTGGTCTCCTGAGAAATGCGCGATATGTCGGCAGCCCTCATTAATTAAATGTTTGGTTGTTAAATAACCTCCTCTAAAATCATTTATAGTTACCGAGCTTACACCATCAATGTGTTTACTTCTATCAAAGAAAATAAGCGGTACATTTTTTTGTAATACATTTTGGAATGCTCCGTCATTTTCGTCGGTTACATCGGTTACAGACATAAGAATGCCGTCAACCTGTGCATCGATTAAAGTATATAAGTTTTCATTTTCTCTTTTCTTGCTCTCATGAGTCTGACAGATAATCACCTGATAACCATGAGGATGAAGTTCTTCTTCGATTCCTCTGATGACTGAAGCAAAAAAATTGCTGTCAATACGAGGAACGATCACTCCAATATTGTTACTACGACCGCTTTTTAATGCTAAAGCAAGTTTATTCTGCTTGTAGTTCATTGAGGCAGCGGTTTTAATAACCAATTCACGAGTACTCTCTTTGATCTTCGGATTGTTATTCAACGCTCTGGAAACAGTAGCTGCAGTGATATTTAGTTTTTCCGCAATATCATAAATGGTTACTTTTTCGCTCATTAAAAACGGTTTTACAAGTTAAATTCTTTGACAAAAATACATTTTTTTAATATAATCTAACATTTAATGTTATCGATTACCATAATTAAAAACTACATCGATTTAGATTTTACAATGATAATAAATTACAATAATTTTTGCATTAAATGTAATTATAATTCTTAATAAAAATTAAAAATACAATTTATTTCTAAATAAATTTGGTTGGTTAGAACATATTTTCTACTTTCGTGTAATCGATTACATAATTATTTATGTTTTCACCATGTTAAATCAGAAATTCAATTCTAATGAATCCAGATAAGGTTACAGCGTTTAAATCTATTGTTTCTGCTTGTGTAATGGTTGTTTTAACTATATCGTGCTCAAAAAAAACTACATCTGTTTCAGAATCTGATCCGTGGCGAAGAATGGAATTCATCATAAAAAACCTTCCAAAAACAAATTTTCAGGATAAAACATACAATATAGATGATTTTGGAGCGGTCGCTGATGGGAAAACATTAAACACTCAGGCATTCCAAAAAGCAATTCAAACCTGTGCATCAAATGGCGGAGGAAAAGTACTTGTCCCAAATGGAAAATATTTAACTGGGGCTATTCATTTAGAAAGTAACGTCAATCTTCATTTAGAAGATCAGGCTGAAATTCTTTTCAGTTTAAATCCGAAAGATTATCCAATTGTTCATACTTCTTGGGAGGGCACTGAAGTCATGAATTATTCTCCTTTGATTTATGCCAAAAATAAAACCAATGTTGCCATAACCGGAAAAGGAACTTTAAACGGTCAGGCCGACAACACCAATTGGTGGATTTGGTCTGGAGGAAAAAATTATGGCTGGAAAAAAGGAATTCCTTCCCAGAATGATCCACAGAATCGTGAAGTTTTGGTAGATATGGCTGAAAGAGGGACTCCAGTAAACGAAAGAGTTTTTGGTGAAGGAAGGTATTTGCGTCCTAATTTTATTGAATTTTTTGAATGCAATACTGTTTTGGTAAAAGACATAACAGTAATTAATGCTCCGTTTTGGATTCTACATCCAATAAAAACCAATAACATGATTATTGATGAAGTTACTGTAAACAGCCACGGACCAAACAATGATGGCTGTGATCCTGAATATTCTCAAAATATTATCATTAGAAACTGCACGTTCAATACTGGTGATGATTGTATAGCTATTAAAGCAGGACGTGATGCAGACGGAAGACGAGTAGCGATTTCAAGCAAAAATATTATTGTCCAAAACTGCAAAATGATTGATGGTCATGGCGGAGTGGTAATTGGAAGCGAAATTTCGGCAGGAGTAAACAATGTTTTTGTAGAAAACTGTGTAATGGACAGTCCAAATCTAGATCGCGCCATTCGTATTAAAACCAATTCAAAAAGGGGAGGAATTATCGAGGACGTTTTTGTAAGAAACCTTGAAGTAGGAACTGTAAAAGAATGTGTACTCAAACTTAATATGTTCTACAATGTTTACGGATCTCAAACGGGAAATTTTATTCCAACTATCAGAAACATACATCTTGAAAATGTAAATGTTAAAAACGGTGGTAAATACAGTATTTGGGCAGAAGGTTACGAGCAATCGCCAGTAGAAAATATAACACTAACGAATGTAAAAATAGAAAAAGTAGACTCCATCTACTTATTGAAAAATGTAAAGAATTTAAAATTTAATAATACCTATATCAATGGAAATAAAGTAAAATAGAAACTATAACTAATAATTTAACCAAACCACTTAAACCACTTAAACCACTTATGAAGATTAAACAACAATTAAAGAAAGTAAAATACAGTCTTGTATTTTTATTTTTTCTGAATTTTCTGCTGGGCCAGACTGCGAATGCTCAGTCTACCGCAATTGAAGGGAAAATTACAGATGCTACAGGATTATCACTGCCAGGGGTAAACATTCTGGAAAAGGGAACTCAAAATGGAACTTCAACTGATTTTGAGGGAAGTTTTAAAATTAATGTAACCAATAACAAAGCTGTTTTAGTAATCAGTTATTTGGGTTTTCAGACACAAGAAATAAGCGTTGCCGGAAAAACAAAAATTAATGTAAGTCTTGCCGAACAATCCAATTCACTAAACGAAGTAGTAGTGGTAGGATATGGTTCTGTAAAGAAAACCGATCTTACAGGTTCTGTAAGTACTATTAGTGCTGCAACAATTACAGAAAGAAATACCACCAGCGCACTCGAAGCAATTCAAGGAAGCACTCCCGGGGTTCAGATTTCGGCAAGTTCTGGTCGTGCAGGAGACGGATATAAAGTAGTAATTAGAGGAAATAACTCATTAGTAGGATCATCTCCATTATATGTGGTGGATGGCGTTCCTGTTGATAATATTGACTTTCTTAATCCACAGGATATTTCAAGAATGGATGTTTTAAAAGACGCTTCTTCAGCTGCTATATACGGTTCTCGTGGAGCAAGCGGTGTTATTATCGTAACCACAAAAAGCGGTGCCAATGTAAAATCAGGAATCAATGTAACTTTTGATTCTTCTTACGGAACAAAAACGGCAGCCAGAATGCCTAAAATGATGAGCGGAGAAGAATGGTGGAAATTTCATCAAGTGGCTTATATGAGTGCTACTCCAGCCACGCAAACCCCAGCGCAGCTTGCCGCTTTAGCAGGAAATCAAAGTCCGTTATTAGTGGCAAGAGCCAACAACGGTTATAGTTTTGACTGGGCAGATGCCGTTCTTAAACCTGGTATGACGCAGAACAACTATTTAAATGTTACAGGGCGTTCAGATTCTGGATTGAGTTATAACTTAGGATTTGGTGTTCAAAGTGACGAAGGACTTATCGACAATGATTCTACGGATAAATATTCTTTCAAACTCGGATTAAACCATAAAATCAACGACAAATTTACTACAGGAGCCAATATTACTGTTGCACGTGTAAATACACAATTTGGTAGTGATTTAGCGATGCAGGATGCCTTTAGATTAAGCCCGCTTATGTCGCCTTGGGCAATTGATGCTGACGGTAATGAAAAAGTTGGAACATTATTTTTCCTTCCTGGAAAATTAACTTATCCAAATGGTGCGTGGGCGATTAATAAAACAAGTACCGTAAATCCTTTAATGGAAATCGCAAATTCATCGCAAACAGAAAAAACATGGCAGACTGTTGGAAACGTCTTCTTTCAATATCAGCCTTTAAAATGGCTTTCATTCAAAACAACATTTGCAGGAGGTATTGAAAACACCGTTACAAGTGCTTCCTATACTGCACAAACCAATGCGGGTGTTACTTTAAACGGTAAAAACTCAGCATCAATTAAAAACTTCAATAACTTTAATTATACTTGGGATAACCAAATTGATTTAAAACATACTTTTAAAGAAGTCCACGATTTCAGTGTTTTATTATTGCAGAGTTTGTATTCAAATGTTGATGAAACTTCTTATTTGTATTCTAACAATCAGCCTTTTGATGTAGGATCGAATAATATGGGATCAGGAGTTCAAACAAGTTACAACATCAGTTCAGGATATCAAAAGAATACTTTAAGCTCTTATGCCGTTCGTTTAAATTATACTTTTAAAGACAAATACTTATTAACGGCTTCAACACGTTGGGACGGTTCGTCAGTATTATCAGCAGGAAATAAATGGCAGAGTTTTCCATCTGTAGCTTTAGGCTGGAAAATCAGTAAAGAATCTTTCTTGGCAAGCAGTTCTGTAGTTTCAGACTTAAAACTTCGTGCGAGTTTGGGGTATACAGGAAACGACAACGTTGCGCCTTACACTTCTCAGGCGTTGTTAAACCAGCAGACTTTTTATGCAAACGGAGCAAATGTGGTTTCGGGCTGGCAGTCTGAAAATTTAGCCAACCAAAATTTAACATGGGAAAAAACAAGAGAGTTAAACTTTGGTCTTGATTACGGATTTTTAAATAACAGAATTACAGGTAGTGTTGATGTTTACGACAGATTATCGGATAAATTAATTTACAAACAACAGTTACCAGCAGAAACTGGTTGGAAAAATACGTATGCCAATGTAGGTTCAGTGAGCAACAAAGGAGTTGAAGTATTATTAACCACCAAAAATATTAAAGGTGAAAAAGTAAATTGGGAAACTACTTTTACCTTCACTAAAAACGTGAACCGTTTAGAGTCAATTTACAATCAAGATAAGGTAAGTGATATCGGAAATAAATTGATTTTAGGAGCCGAGTTAAACCCAAATTACAACTACGTTTATGATGGTGTTTGGCAGGAAAGTGAAGCAGCGCAGGCAGCTTCTTACGGAATGGCTCCAGGACAGGCAAGACCAAAAGATTTAAACGGAGATGGTAAATTCAATCAAGACGATAGAACTGTAATAGGAAATGCAAATCCTGATTGGCAGGGAAGTTTGTATTCTAAATTAACCGTTGGCAGCTTTGATTTTAATTTCTCAGTTCTTACCAGCCAAGGGCAGACAGTTTTGAGTACATTTCACCAAAACTTTGCCGATGTAAGCGATAGAGGACGTCAGAAATTAGCAATGGATTATTTTATTCCAACAAACGGCGCGGGGATTGCAGCCAATGCCAACAATACAAACCCAAGACCAGGACCTGTAGCAACGGGTGCAGGAGCATATTGGACTTCTTTATTTGGGTATTACAGAGACGTTTCTTACGTGAAAATTAAAAATATATCTTTAGGATACACCTTGAACTCTGAATTATTGAAAAGACTTAAAATCAGTAATTTAAGAATTTATGTAAATGTTTTAGACCCATTTGTATTTACAGATTTTGATGGATATGACCCTGAATGGGCTGGTGCTGCTTTTGGTGTAAATCGTCCGGCATCAGTAACGACGCAGTTGGGATTAAGTGTTAAATTTTAATAAAGGTATAAAATGAAAAAGTTCATTATAGTATTAGGAATCATTGTGGGAACTTTAAGTTCTTGCAGCAATTACATTGAAGAGGAAAGTTTATCAAACGTTCCTGCAGATGGAACTTACAAAACAGCATCAGGTTTTCAATTGCTTGTCAATACAAACTATGCTTGGTTAAAAGGAATTTATGGAGGAAATCCATGGCTTTTTGAAGCGGGAACCGATATGTATGCCGAAGGAAGAACTCCAGAACCTGCAGGTTTGAGTCAGTATACCCTTTTAATTCCATCTTCAACAAATGTCGAAGACTTATACAATTCGTGCTATCAGCTGATTCAATCAGTCAATAAAACCGTTTATTATTCAGCAATTACTGAGCAAACAGCTAATTTGAACACATTGGTAGGAGAGGCAAGATTTTTAAGAGCAAATGCCTATTTTCTATTAGTTCAAACATACGGTGGTGTGCCCATTGTAAACGAAAATATTACAAGCCCAGTTTTATCATTCACCAGAAATACAGCCGAAGAAGTGTATACGCAAAT
This is a stretch of genomic DNA from Flavobacterium endoglycinae. It encodes these proteins:
- a CDS encoding SusC/RagA family TonB-linked outer membrane protein — encoded protein: MKIKQQLKKVKYSLVFLFFLNFLLGQTANAQSTAIEGKITDATGLSLPGVNILEKGTQNGTSTDFEGSFKINVTNNKAVLVISYLGFQTQEISVAGKTKINVSLAEQSNSLNEVVVVGYGSVKKTDLTGSVSTISAATITERNTTSALEAIQGSTPGVQISASSGRAGDGYKVVIRGNNSLVGSSPLYVVDGVPVDNIDFLNPQDISRMDVLKDASSAAIYGSRGASGVIIVTTKSGANVKSGINVTFDSSYGTKTAARMPKMMSGEEWWKFHQVAYMSATPATQTPAQLAALAGNQSPLLVARANNGYSFDWADAVLKPGMTQNNYLNVTGRSDSGLSYNLGFGVQSDEGLIDNDSTDKYSFKLGLNHKINDKFTTGANITVARVNTQFGSDLAMQDAFRLSPLMSPWAIDADGNEKVGTLFFLPGKLTYPNGAWAINKTSTVNPLMEIANSSQTEKTWQTVGNVFFQYQPLKWLSFKTTFAGGIENTVTSASYTAQTNAGVTLNGKNSASIKNFNNFNYTWDNQIDLKHTFKEVHDFSVLLLQSLYSNVDETSYLYSNNQPFDVGSNNMGSGVQTSYNISSGYQKNTLSSYAVRLNYTFKDKYLLTASTRWDGSSVLSAGNKWQSFPSVALGWKISKESFLASSSVVSDLKLRASLGYTGNDNVAPYTSQALLNQQTFYANGANVVSGWQSENLANQNLTWEKTRELNFGLDYGFLNNRITGSVDVYDRLSDKLIYKQQLPAETGWKNTYANVGSVSNKGVEVLLTTKNIKGEKVNWETTFTFTKNVNRLESIYNQDKVSDIGNKLILGAELNPNYNYVYDGVWQESEAAQAASYGMAPGQARPKDLNGDGKFNQDDRTVIGNANPDWQGSLYSKLTVGSFDFNFSVLTSQGQTVLSTFHQNFADVSDRGRQKLAMDYFIPTNGAGIAANANNTNPRPGPVATGAGAYWTSLFGYYRDVSYVKIKNISLGYTLNSELLKRLKISNLRIYVNVLDPFVFTDFDGYDPEWAGAAFGVNRPASVTTQLGLSVKF